In Rutidosis leptorrhynchoides isolate AG116_Rl617_1_P2 chromosome 2, CSIRO_AGI_Rlap_v1, whole genome shotgun sequence, one genomic interval encodes:
- the LOC139894497 gene encoding glutaredoxin-like: protein MGNLLSSKQVSKEEIEMALSKVKQIISSNPAVVFSKTWCGYCQKVKQLFKELNVSYKLYELDEESDGGEIQAALKELTGQSTVPNVFIGGKHIGGSDVVMEKHRAGQLVPLLTEAGAIGNNSAHLSSI from the exons atgggaAACCTATTGAGCAGTAAACAAGTATCCAAAGAAGAAATTGAAATGGCTCTCTCTAAAGTTAAACAAATTATTTCCTCTAATCCCGCTGTCGTCTTCAG TAAAACTTGGTGTGGATATTGTCAGAAGGTTAAACAACTGTTTAAAGAGCTTAATGTATCTTACAAGCTTTATGAATTAGATGAAGAAA GTGATGGTGGTGAGATTCAAGCTGCTTTGAAGGAGTTGACTGGTCAAAGCACTGTTCCTAATGTGTTCATTGGTGGGAAACATATTGGTGGTTCGGATG TTGTTATGGAGAAACATAGGGCTGGACAGCTGGTACCATTGCTGACAGAAGCTGGTGCCATTGGCAATAACTCTGCTCACCTCTCCAGCATTTGA
- the LOC139892486 gene encoding uncharacterized protein, producing MTSNHSPMVTQLKFQPLTRILKPGFTKYSWVIILVFIVGILCVEVESDSSQVFIKLIEKPEPISNLDSPVFVFQVGNNAESFCTNCTSSCKLDDLPPSNCSSGEVSYTKLKDGNHTFQICTNEMRHCASYNWIIDTIPPTAYVATSRSFTNASNVSVHISFSEPCSGFRCLSVNECSILAYGPGQVIPKTLKTIKPNLEYSISVNLSTSIEYGRVVLVTNKDICRDTAGNHFTRTTDSHSWVIFDRRKVYVDMRTHISEQLLQLNNNVRSVQATNKYKNLKLYLYFTQPIVNTSAEVLKALKVSEGSLVSTTSANESLGNTRFGFEFVNISNIAIVTASLDSGLVLTRQGTSASYVAPVTFLFDSERPYVRLSTMSHMRTQQDHIPVTIKFLKPVFGFNSTQLSISGGSVQGFREVSKSVYTLEVQPTEEMIVLHVPENVTTDVAGNKNLASNVLHLFHYSVPAASMALACSLTAAFALTAIVATILTISTASLQNYGAFASPSPLLTSSPARTLFRIVCHIQVFALSGWLAVPLPVEYSEFVKGLTWSIPYFRLPWESSYVKTIWPMNPYSYSSKIDDSDMKPDVVYGLPLTAVEYKSFFESQTMMPEAEYITDSDDLHGWRYFNRSMFWLAVISGGLIVLHILFLLILKLRKKKENENTYASVIFPRFEIFLVILAVPSVSAASASLLKGGTASGIAVGVLLLGTVILLILTLFTFLSIGISKGKLLQYKEVHQEDQKMHWYQTLVKVTLGPGKRGQWTWIKEDSNSKWLTILGPLFEDLRGPPKYMLSQITGGLDYRTNTGSIIASDDENEDSEAPFVQKVFGILRIYYIFLESIKRVTLGILVGSFSRDGYSETPTKVLLCVTSFQLFFMVLKKPFIKKKVQLVEIISVTSQAAIFAICLVLLRKDLSTHDQTKIGIVMLCLFLFAFIAQILNEWNSLICQTKQLDPDNRSLYTGLKIALWGILLLFVPIKLMKNIESQFPLKGQSYENAVAGSFVRSRSTSTNDRPWMKQLRDLAKSSFGKEIGGDGTTTSTTDPSTSRTKWSGFWGGKRSSSSSQPTTSMDSKSRPKGMYKDFEAIFGSK from the exons ATGACCTCAAACCACTCTCCAATGGTTACTCAACTCAAATTTCAGCCTCTGACCCGAATACTTAAACCGGGTTTCACCAAATATTCATGGGTAATCATTTTGGTTTTCATTGTTGGAATCTTGTGTGTGGAAGTTGAGTCTGATAGCTCACAGGTTTTTATCAAGTTAATCGAGAAACCTGAACCAATATCCAATCTTGATTCCCCTGTTTTTGTTTTTCAAGTTGGTAATAATGCTGAATCTTTTTGCACCAATTGTACATCCAGCTGCAAG CTGGATGATCTTCCACCATCAAATTGTTCATCTGGGGAAGTTTCTTACACAAAATTGAAAGACGGGAACCACACATTTCAGATATGCACCAACGAGATGCGTCACTGCGCTTCATATAACTGGATCATTG ACACTATTCCTCCTACAGCATACGTTGCAACATCAAGATCGTTTACAAATGCTTCAAATGTTTCGGTGCATATATCTTTCAGTGAACCATGCAGTGGTTTCAGATGTTTGTCTGTAAATGAATGCAGT ATTCTGGCTTATGGTCCTGGCCAAGTTATTCCAAAAACACTAAAGACCATCAAACCGAATCTTGAATATTCAATTTCTGTGAACTTATCAACAAGCATCGAGTATGGTAGGGTTGTTTTAGTAACAAATAAAGATATCTGTAGAGATACTGCTGGAAATCACTTTACACGAACGACAGATTCTCATTCCTGGGTTATTTTCG ACAGAAGAAAGGTATATGTTGATATGAGGACACATATATCCGAGCAACTACTTCAACTCAATAATAACGTTAGATCAGTTCAAGCGACAAATAAATACAAGAACCTGAAGTTATATCTATATTTCACACAACCTATTGTCAACACATCAGCCGAAGTCTTGAAGGCTCTCAAAGTTAGTGAAGGATCACTTGTTTCAACTACTAGTGCCAACGAAAGCCTCGGAAACACAAGATTCGGTTTTGAATTTGTAAATATTTCAAACATTGCTATTGTCACTGCGAGTCTAGATTCGGGATTAGTCCTAACAAGACAAGGCACTTCAGCTTCTTATGTTGCACCGGTCACTTTTCTTTTTG ATTCTGAACGACCTTATGTGAGATTAAGCACAATGAGCCATATGAGGACACAGCAGGATCATATCCCGGTGACGATAAAGTTCTTGAAGCCGGTTTTCGGCTTTAATTCAACTCAGTTATCTATATCTGGAGGATCGGTTCAAGG ATTTCGTGAGGTAAGCAAAAGTGTCTATACACTCGAGGTTCAACCAACAGAAGAAATGATCGTTCTACATGTACCTGAAAACGTAACCACAGACGTTGCTGGAAACAAAAATCTCGCATCAAACGTCTTACACTTATTTCACT ATTCTGTACCAGCTGCATCAATGGCGCTTGCATGTTCATTAACTGCTGCATTTGCATTAACCGCCATAGTCGCCACCATCCTCACCATCTCCACCGCTTCTCTCCAGAATTATGGTGCATTTGCATCACCATCACCATTATTGACTTCAAGTCCAGCTAGAACTCTTTTT AGAATTGTATGTCATATACAAGTCTTCGCGTTATCCGGATGGTTAGCAGTTCCTTTACCAGTTGAGTATAGTGAATTTGTGAAAGGATTAACATGGAGCATACCGTATTTTCGACTCCCATGGGAATCTAGTTATGTAAAGACTATTTGGCCCATGAATCCATATTCTTACTCTTCTAAAATCGATGATTCCGACATGAAACCTGACGTGGTATACGGATTGCCACTCACTGCAGTGGAGTATAAGTCCTTTTTTGAG AGCCAAACAATGATGCCAGAGGCTGAATATATCACAGATTCAGATGATCTACACGG GTGGAGATATTTTAACCGGAGCATGTTTTGGCTGGCGGTTATTAGCGGCGGATTGATCGTTCTGCATATCTTGTTTCTTCTTATATTGAAACTTCGAAAGAAAAAAGAAAACGAGAACACTTACGCCTCTGTTATATTTCCAAGATTCGAGATCTTTTTGGTGATTCTTGCAGTTCCTTCTGTTTCTGCAGCGTCAGCATCTCTACTCAAAG GTGGAACAGCTTCAGGGATTGCAGTTGGCGTGCTACTATTAGGAACCGTGATTTTATTAATACTAACGTTGTTTACGTTTCTTTCTATCGGAATATCGAAAGGGAAGCTACTTCAATACAAAGAAGTTCATCAAGAAGATCAAAAAATGCATTGGTATCAAACACTAGTTAAAGTAACTTTAGGTCCTGGAAAACGAGGCCAATGGACATGGATCAAAGAAGATTCAAATTCAAAATGGCTAACCATTTTAGGCCCGTTATTCGAAGATTTAAGAGGCCCACCAAAATACATGCTTTCCCAAATCACTGGAGGATTGGATTATCGCACGAATACAGGCAGTATAATCGCTTCAGACGATGAAAACGAAGATTCAGAAGCACCCTTTGTTCAAAAAGTATTTGGGATTTTAAGAATCTATTACATATTCCTAGAATCGATTAAACGGGTCACTTTAGGAATCTTGGTGGGCAGTTTTTCTAGAGACGGGTACTCTGAAACGCCTACAAAAGTGTTACTTTGCGTAACGTCGTTTCAACTGTTTTTCATGGTCCTTAAGAAGCCGTTTATCAAGAAAAAGGTTCAGTTAGTTGAGATCATCTCAGTTACAAGTCAAGCTGCGATCTTTGCGATTTGTTTGGTTCTTTTAAGAAAAGATCTTTCGACCCATGATCAAACCAAGATAGGCATTGTCATGCTTTGCTTGTTTTTATTCGCGTTCATCGCTCAAATCTTGAACGAATGGAATTCCTTGATCTGTCAAACGAAACAGCTTGATCCCGATAACAGGTCTTTGTATACGGGTCTTAAAATAGCATTATGGGGTATTCTTTTACTGTTTGTTCCTATCAAGTTGATGAAAAACATCGAAAGCCAGTTCCCGTTGAAAGGACAAAGTTACGAGAATGCAGTGGCGGGATCGTTTGTGAGATCGAGAAGCACGAGTACAAACGATAGGCCGTGGATGAAGCAATTAAGAGATTTGGCTAAGTCTAGTTTTGGTAAAGAAATTGGAGGTGATGGAACTACTACAAGTACGACTGACCCGTCAACTAGTCGTACAAAATGGAGCGGGTTTTGGGGCGGGAAGAGAAGTAGTAGTTCATCACAACCCACAACATCTATGGATTCGAAGTCGAGACCGAAAGGAATGTATAAAGATTTTGAAGCCATTTTTGGGTCTAAATAA